The proteins below come from a single Spirochaeta isovalerica genomic window:
- a CDS encoding 5-deoxy-glucuronate isomerase — MSKVADGQKFNAEMSSCTLKEIFNQDNSNLNWLAMADLKIQNSRTAETTYKKEEAFIVNLKGDVTVSVEGKDFRVKHYDMLYIPIDTPFTVSHAGDEEGWLYIYRAVGEVKYEVYHADWEACQKDEERIRHLNRKIVYKMFDVSENANKFMVGYTFYQDRTRAWPPHNHTDQEEVYSFIEGHGAMEVYEEDEFKTFVPSVEVGDHITIPVLNYHPVFSHEEPLCFIWCISGERYWVGDKNKDFMTAKVDKLTT; from the coding sequence ATGAGCAAAGTGGCAGACGGGCAGAAATTCAATGCTGAAATGAGCAGCTGCACTCTCAAAGAAATTTTCAATCAGGATAATTCCAATCTCAATTGGCTGGCTATGGCCGATCTGAAAATACAGAACAGCCGGACAGCGGAAACAACATACAAAAAGGAAGAGGCCTTTATCGTCAATTTGAAAGGAGACGTAACCGTTTCTGTGGAAGGAAAGGATTTTAGGGTTAAACATTACGATATGCTCTATATCCCCATAGATACACCTTTTACCGTAAGTCACGCAGGGGATGAAGAAGGCTGGCTCTACATCTACAGAGCCGTGGGAGAGGTCAAGTACGAAGTCTACCATGCCGATTGGGAAGCCTGTCAGAAGGATGAGGAGAGAATCCGCCATCTCAACAGAAAGATCGTCTATAAAATGTTTGATGTTTCAGAAAATGCCAATAAATTCATGGTCGGTTACACATTCTATCAGGATAGAACACGGGCCTGGCCGCCTCATAACCATACAGACCAGGAAGAGGTTTACAGCTTTATCGAAGGTCACGGCGCTATGGAAGTATACGAAGAGGATGAGTTTAAAACTTTCGTACCCTCTGTAGAAGTCGGCGATCATATCACCATTCCCGTTCTCAACTACCATCCGGTTTTCAGCCATGAGGAGCCGCTTTGCTTCATCTGGTGCATATCCGGCGAACGCTACTGGGTGGGCGATAAGAATAAGGATTTTATGACGGCCAAAGTCGACAAACTGACCACATAA
- a CDS encoding TetR/AcrR family transcriptional regulator → MKKRMIYQVDETREKILAAAEKLFLEKGFFEAQIKDIAEKAGLSRNSVYRYYRDKSDLALTIIEKSLSRFEKTLLKRFEALAEDKSKSGLDKLKEAIRLTWIEGEQTLEGKLMAEFDAYYSGTRLTDDLKKKFILFDKPEYFQRLITLIERGKEDGSIRKDIDSHLAFVTILNGVRALNQRIILRGDVLVETTEGETDKMPDLLLDLLIDGLRNRSNCK, encoded by the coding sequence ATGAAGAAAAGAATGATTTATCAAGTCGATGAAACCAGAGAGAAAATTCTTGCAGCTGCAGAAAAGCTATTTCTTGAAAAAGGATTCTTCGAGGCTCAAATAAAAGATATAGCCGAAAAAGCCGGCCTCAGCCGGAATTCAGTCTATCGCTATTACCGGGACAAAAGTGACCTGGCTTTGACAATTATAGAAAAAAGTCTCTCCCGTTTTGAAAAGACTCTTCTGAAACGGTTCGAAGCGCTTGCAGAAGATAAGTCGAAATCAGGACTGGACAAGCTGAAGGAAGCCATTCGCTTGACCTGGATCGAAGGGGAGCAAACCCTCGAAGGCAAATTGATGGCTGAGTTCGATGCCTATTATTCAGGCACTCGACTGACCGATGATCTGAAAAAAAAGTTCATTCTTTTCGATAAACCGGAATATTTTCAAAGGCTTATTACCCTTATTGAAAGAGGGAAAGAAGATGGTTCGATTCGCAAGGATATCGATTCCCATCTGGCCTTTGTTACCATTTTGAACGGAGTAAGAGCTCTGAACCAGAGAATAATTCTCCGCGGCGATGTGCTTGTGGAAACGACAGAAGGCGAAACGGACAAAATGCCGGATCTCCTTCTGGATTTGCTGATAGACGGACTGAGAAACAGGAGTAACTGCAAATGA
- a CDS encoding glycoside hydrolase family 3 C-terminal domain-containing protein, with protein MNEKIDKLMKELTLEEKASLCSGKDFWNLEGIDRLNIPSIMVTDGPHGLRKQAGSGDHVGLGDSVPATCFPTAVALASSWDRNLLEEVGVALGEECLQEKVSVLLGPGINIKRNPLCGRNFEYFSEDPYIAGELAASLINGVQSKGIGTSLKHFAANNQEFCRMTIDTVVDERTLRELYLGGFEKAVKQSQPWTVMNAYNQINGEFCSESKTLLTNILKEEWGHEGLVVTDWGATNDRVEGIKAGEELEMPGNGGINDRRIVAAVKSGDLDESVLDLRVRRILELILKAEPVLSDEYSYSEDEHHNLAVNVAEQSIVLLKNENNRLPLKKKGMIGIIGDFAENPRYQGAGSSMIKPTKLDSALKAFENAAGNDFTVKYAKGFNTKMDIIEDHLIKEAVTLASQSDQTVIFAGLPPAFESEGFDRKHMSLPQNQLKLIDAVLAVDSKAVVVLSNGSPIELPFIDRCEAIVESYLSGQGGGTAVKNVLLGEVNPSGKIAETFPRELKDVPSNRYFPGSTKQVLYKEGLYVGYRYFDRADKEVLFPFGHGLSYTSFSYSDIRLPKKKIGDNETINVSCKVKNTGSRTGKEIVQLYVRDVESTVYRPEKELKGFEKVELAAGEEKEITFVLDRRSFAFYDTVSRVWQVEPGEFEILIGASSRDIKLRESLSVESDYTAVESDADRIYREVVYNIENISNRDFEKLLGTPVPQESPITPYHRNSTIADISRTFIGRQMKKQIAKNFTQSFGEMDDSTRLMVESMVNEMPLRSLAMMGGDKFTENMLEGLLLMTNGKLFRGLLLFLKK; from the coding sequence ATGAATGAAAAAATCGATAAATTAATGAAAGAGCTGACACTGGAAGAGAAAGCCTCGCTCTGTTCGGGAAAGGATTTCTGGAATCTCGAAGGAATAGACCGGCTGAACATACCTTCGATAATGGTCACCGACGGTCCTCATGGACTGAGAAAGCAGGCCGGATCAGGGGACCATGTGGGACTGGGAGACAGCGTTCCCGCGACCTGTTTTCCCACTGCTGTAGCCCTGGCCAGCTCCTGGGACCGGAACCTTCTGGAGGAAGTGGGAGTGGCGCTTGGAGAAGAATGTCTCCAGGAGAAAGTGTCTGTCCTTCTCGGCCCGGGTATCAATATCAAAAGAAACCCTCTCTGCGGAAGAAATTTCGAGTACTTTTCCGAAGATCCCTACATCGCAGGGGAACTGGCAGCGTCATTGATCAACGGCGTCCAGAGCAAGGGAATTGGAACAAGCCTGAAGCACTTCGCTGCTAACAACCAGGAATTCTGCCGCATGACCATAGATACTGTTGTTGACGAAAGAACACTCAGGGAATTATATCTGGGAGGCTTTGAAAAGGCCGTTAAACAATCACAGCCCTGGACCGTAATGAACGCATACAATCAGATAAACGGAGAATTCTGCAGCGAAAGCAAAACCCTCCTGACAAATATTCTCAAAGAAGAATGGGGCCATGAAGGATTAGTTGTGACAGACTGGGGTGCGACCAATGACAGAGTTGAGGGAATCAAGGCGGGAGAAGAGCTGGAAATGCCGGGAAACGGCGGTATAAATGATCGCAGGATCGTAGCAGCCGTAAAAAGCGGAGACCTGGATGAATCAGTCCTCGACTTAAGAGTCCGGCGCATCCTGGAGCTGATTCTCAAAGCGGAACCTGTTCTTTCTGATGAATACAGCTATAGCGAGGATGAGCATCATAACCTGGCTGTCAATGTAGCGGAGCAGTCCATCGTCTTGCTGAAAAATGAAAACAACCGGCTGCCTCTGAAAAAGAAAGGCATGATCGGGATCATCGGAGATTTTGCTGAAAATCCCCGCTATCAGGGCGCCGGAAGTTCCATGATAAAACCGACTAAGCTGGACTCGGCCCTTAAAGCTTTTGAAAATGCCGCAGGTAATGATTTCACGGTTAAATATGCCAAGGGCTTTAATACGAAAATGGACATTATTGAAGACCATCTTATCAAAGAAGCCGTCACACTTGCCTCTCAATCAGACCAGACTGTTATTTTCGCCGGACTGCCTCCGGCGTTTGAATCAGAAGGATTTGACCGGAAACATATGTCACTTCCTCAGAATCAGCTCAAGCTGATCGATGCCGTTCTGGCTGTCGATTCGAAAGCGGTCGTCGTCCTGTCCAACGGCTCGCCGATAGAGCTGCCTTTTATTGATCGCTGCGAAGCCATTGTAGAATCCTACCTGAGCGGTCAGGGGGGAGGAACAGCAGTAAAAAACGTTCTTCTGGGAGAAGTCAATCCGTCGGGGAAGATAGCTGAAACATTCCCGCGGGAACTGAAAGATGTTCCTTCGAACAGATATTTCCCCGGATCGACCAAGCAGGTTCTCTATAAAGAAGGGCTCTACGTCGGTTACCGCTATTTCGACAGGGCGGATAAAGAAGTTCTCTTCCCCTTCGGACACGGACTTTCCTATACGAGCTTCAGCTACAGCGACATCAGGCTGCCTAAGAAAAAAATAGGGGATAATGAGACTATAAATGTAAGCTGCAAAGTAAAAAACACAGGAAGCAGGACAGGAAAGGAAATCGTTCAGCTCTATGTCAGAGATGTAGAATCGACCGTTTACAGACCTGAAAAAGAATTGAAAGGATTTGAGAAGGTTGAACTGGCCGCCGGTGAGGAAAAGGAAATAACATTCGTTCTCGACAGGAGAAGTTTCGCCTTTTACGACACAGTCAGCCGGGTCTGGCAGGTTGAACCGGGAGAGTTTGAAATACTCATAGGAGCATCCTCCCGGGATATCAAACTGAGAGAATCGCTTTCAGTCGAATCGGATTATACAGCTGTTGAGAGTGACGCAGACAGAATCTACAGGGAAGTTGTTTATAATATCGAGAACATAAGCAACAGGGACTTTGAAAAACTTCTCGGCACCCCCGTTCCGCAGGAATCGCCGATCACTCCTTACCACCGGAATTCGACAATAGCCGACATCAGCCGGACATTTATCGGCCGGCAAATGAAGAAGCAGATTGCCAAAAACTTTACACAGAGTTTCGGAGAAATGGATGATTCCACAAGGCTTATGGTGGAGAGTATGGTTAATGAAATGCCGCTCAGAAGTCTGGCTATGATGGGAGGAGACAAATTCACAGAAAACATGCTGGAAGGTTTGCTGCTTATGACAAACGGAAAGCTCTTCCGCGGCTTATTGCTGTTTCTGAAGAAATGA
- a CDS encoding DMT family transporter codes for MKRKNLIIFLIFSMILWGGTWTSAKLVSVNAPVELLIFWRFLPTALSMIPFLLFFKTGIRVKAQELLLLAIGGGVIFIYNIGFFSGVRVGLAGAGGVLVTGLNPVLTFLLTVILTKEKASLRQILALIIGFGGGLIMLEIWTFSPEQIFNSGNSWFLFASFTWAVLTMLSHRIQRTVHFLVYGFYIYLFCSLYALILALSKGSLSQTPVDLPFWLNMAYISIAATSLATTVYFLCTRELGSRIASSFIFTVPVSALVFSWMILGEVPAVHTVLGGALTIAAVYVINSSPGKGKSQ; via the coding sequence ATGAAAAGAAAAAATCTGATAATCTTCCTGATTTTCTCCATGATTCTCTGGGGCGGCACCTGGACTTCCGCTAAACTCGTTTCTGTCAATGCCCCTGTTGAATTGCTTATTTTCTGGAGATTTCTACCCACCGCCCTTTCAATGATCCCTTTTCTCCTGTTTTTCAAAACCGGTATTCGCGTTAAGGCACAGGAGCTTCTTCTGCTGGCTATCGGCGGCGGCGTTATCTTTATATACAATATTGGATTTTTTTCCGGTGTACGGGTCGGACTCGCCGGAGCCGGCGGCGTACTGGTTACGGGTCTCAATCCCGTTCTGACTTTTCTGCTTACAGTGATTCTCACAAAAGAAAAAGCTTCGCTCCGTCAGATTCTGGCCTTGATTATCGGTTTCGGCGGCGGGCTGATTATGCTGGAGATATGGACGTTTTCTCCGGAGCAGATTTTCAATAGCGGGAATTCCTGGTTCCTTTTTGCCTCTTTTACCTGGGCGGTTCTGACCATGCTGAGTCACCGCATACAGAGAACGGTTCATTTTCTGGTTTATGGTTTTTATATTTACCTTTTCTGTTCTCTTTACGCTCTTATTCTGGCTTTATCGAAAGGATCGCTGTCTCAGACTCCCGTCGATCTGCCTTTCTGGCTCAATATGGCTTATATTTCCATCGCCGCCACATCGCTTGCCACAACGGTGTATTTTTTGTGTACCCGCGAACTGGGCAGCCGCATTGCCAGCTCATTTATTTTTACTGTTCCAGTAAGCGCTCTGGTTTTCAGCTGGATGATTCTGGGAGAGGTTCCCGCTGTTCACACTGTTTTAGGCGGGGCATTGACTATCGCCGCCGTATATGTGATTAACAGCAGTCCGGGGAAAGGGAAGAGTCAGTAG